Sequence from the bacterium genome:
GATGAATCTTATCTGCAATTGCCCTCCCAGGTCCTTGTTACTGTCATGAAGGAACAGCAAAAATATTTCGCTCTTGAAGACGATAATAAAAGACTTTTACCTGAATTTATTGTTATAACCAATAGTTTTACTGAATCGCAGGACATAATCCGCCAAGGCAATGAGTGGGTATTTAAAGCAAGGTTAAATGACGCCAGATTTTTCTGGAACGAGGACAGGAAAAGCCCGTTTAAAAACAGGCTGAACGGTTTAAAAGGAATTGTTTTTCAAAATAAATTGGGCACGATAGCAGACAAGGTTGAACGGATAAAAACACTTGCGATTGATATAGCCGGAATGCTCGGTCTTGATATATCAAAAGAAAAAATAATAAATTCATCTGATTTATGCAAATTAGATTTATTGACAGATATGGTAAAGGAATTCCCCACTCTGCAGGGTATTATGGGAAGGGAATATTTTTTAGCGCAAAACGGGGACCCTGAAATCGCAGGGGCTATTTATGAACATTACCTGCCCAGGTCCGCGGGCGACAACCTGCCTGAAAGTGATTTGGGCGCAATATTATCAATTGCAGATAAAATGGACAATATAACAGCGTTCTTTTTGCTGGACAAAATCCCAAGCGGCTCCGAGGACCCTTTCGCCTTGAGAAGGCAGGCAAACGGCATCCTCCAGATAATATGGCATAAAAACTATAATATCTCCCTGCTTGAATTAATAAAAAACAGCGTTTTGAATTTAAAGGATAAAATATTTAAAGAAAATATTGAAAATGATCTGATTAAATTTTTCCAGCAAAGATTCAGGAATTTACTGCTCGATGAGGGAATAAAATATGATTGTCTTGACGCGGTCCTGGCCGGTGTTTTTAACAACCCTCTTTTAGACAAAAAAAGAGCAAAAGCATTGATGGATATTTATAATGAAAAAGATTTTCCGGAAATCACGGTCTCATTCAGCCGTGTAACAAATATTTTAAGAAACACAACACCTTCCCCGGAAATAAGACAGGACCTTTTAGCTGAAGATGCTGAAATTGAGCTTTTTCAGAAATTTATATCCTGTAAAGAAAAGTTTACCGGGCAGATCAAAAAAAATAATTACCATTCAGCCTATAATGAATTGAAACCGCTCAGGAAACCCATTGACGAGTTTTTTGACAAAGTTCTTGTAATGGATAAAAATAAAGAAATTCAACAAAACAGGCTGAATTTATTGTATAATATAGCTTCTGTGTTTTACCAGATAGCTGATTTTTCAAAAATTGCAGTTTAAAAAAATTTTTAAAAATAGAGGGGGCTTCTTTAT
This genomic interval carries:
- the glyS gene encoding glycine--tRNA ligase subunit beta, which gives rise to MANILLLEIGTEEIPAKFLDLGLKNLKESAGNILNNARISFTGISVMGTPRRLILTVEGLPEKQEDIISELRGPAKNIAFDPSGKITEAGLRFADKCGVKPKKLTTKNYKGNDYVFAVKKTRGAKINKILPEILSRIIKSLVFPKQMRWEETNFKFIRPIRWITALLNDKVIKFSLASVNSSRVSSGHRLKGNKPVIITDASAYKSTIEKEMVIISPEERKNSITEQLGRLSKSLNAFVVHDEELLAHVTNLVEYPNAIIGSFDESYLQLPSQVLVTVMKEQQKYFALEDDNKRLLPEFIVITNSFTESQDIIRQGNEWVFKARLNDARFFWNEDRKSPFKNRLNGLKGIVFQNKLGTIADKVERIKTLAIDIAGMLGLDISKEKIINSSDLCKLDLLTDMVKEFPTLQGIMGREYFLAQNGDPEIAGAIYEHYLPRSAGDNLPESDLGAILSIADKMDNITAFFLLDKIPSGSEDPFALRRQANGILQIIWHKNYNISLLELIKNSVLNLKDKIFKENIENDLIKFFQQRFRNLLLDEGIKYDCLDAVLAGVFNNPLLDKKRAKALMDIYNEKDFPEITVSFSRVTNILRNTTPSPEIRQDLLAEDAEIELFQKFISCKEKFTGQIKKNNYHSAYNELKPLRKPIDEFFDKVLVMDKNKEIQQNRLNLLYNIASVFYQIADFSKIAV